One genomic segment of Catalinimonas alkaloidigena includes these proteins:
- a CDS encoding hybrid sensor histidine kinase/response regulator — translation MLSEEIEILVIDDDEDDFVIVNDLLSDIKTGKFNIHWEADFTLGLKAIQKQAFDIYLIDYRLGEKNGLELLKEAVKFKPGKPVIMLTGQGEPEIDYQAMQIGAADYLVKDAIDSQSLERSIRYALSNAFAVRKLYEQEKKYRVLFQQSLNAIFITDRNQALVDANPSMISLFGFQKHELTQSQLGDFFVRDDSYLALQHKVNQEGHVKDMEVLLKDKKNKEHICNISITKLLSPEKDLLGYQGIIEDISEKKKVQLELIQLEKLIMTGNIARSIAHEVRNPLTNINLALEQFSFDDLDNDTFEVYLEIIKRNTKRINQLITQMLQSSKPSNLTLTSTSVNEVLEMALKHAKDRLKLQEIKVVKLYDQNLHDIPLDQEKLSMAFLNIITNAIEAVEPKKGIVTLKTTKNGSKQLVQICDNGLGIKSDEVGKLFDAFHTGKRGGMGLGLTSTQNIVHAHGAKISIDSTPGKGSCFTIIFDEH, via the coding sequence ATGCTGAGTGAAGAAATTGAAATATTGGTAATTGATGATGATGAAGATGATTTTGTGATTGTTAATGATCTTCTTTCAGATATTAAAACTGGTAAGTTCAATATACATTGGGAAGCTGATTTTACGCTGGGATTGAAAGCTATTCAGAAGCAGGCTTTTGATATATACCTGATTGACTATCGCCTGGGGGAAAAAAATGGATTAGAGCTCCTTAAAGAAGCCGTAAAATTTAAACCCGGAAAACCAGTCATCATGCTGACCGGACAAGGTGAACCGGAAATAGATTATCAGGCCATGCAGATAGGAGCCGCTGACTACCTTGTTAAAGATGCGATTGATTCTCAGAGCCTGGAAAGAAGTATCAGGTATGCGCTTAGTAATGCTTTTGCGGTAAGAAAACTGTATGAGCAAGAGAAAAAATACAGGGTACTTTTTCAACAGTCTCTAAATGCCATTTTTATTACTGACAGAAACCAGGCGTTGGTGGATGCCAATCCTTCAATGATTTCACTTTTTGGGTTTCAAAAGCATGAGCTTACTCAAAGCCAGCTTGGTGACTTTTTCGTCCGCGATGACTCATACTTAGCTTTACAGCATAAAGTGAATCAGGAAGGGCACGTAAAGGATATGGAAGTTCTCTTGAAAGATAAAAAAAACAAAGAGCACATATGCAATATCTCAATCACTAAGCTTTTAAGCCCCGAAAAAGATTTATTGGGCTATCAGGGTATTATAGAGGATATCTCAGAAAAGAAAAAGGTACAACTGGAACTCATTCAGTTAGAAAAACTCATCATGACTGGTAATATTGCCCGGAGTATTGCGCACGAAGTACGTAATCCACTGACCAATATTAATCTTGCGCTGGAACAATTTTCCTTTGATGATCTGGACAATGATACTTTTGAAGTTTACCTGGAAATTATCAAAAGAAATACAAAGCGTATCAATCAGCTGATCACACAGATGTTACAGTCTTCCAAACCTTCTAACCTTACACTTACCTCTACATCAGTGAATGAAGTATTGGAAATGGCACTGAAACATGCCAAAGATCGCCTCAAGTTACAGGAAATTAAGGTGGTCAAATTATATGACCAGAATTTACATGATATACCATTAGACCAGGAAAAGCTGAGTATGGCTTTTCTGAATATCATCACAAATGCCATCGAAGCGGTAGAGCCGAAAAAAGGAATAGTCACACTAAAAACCACTAAAAACGGCTCTAAACAACTGGTACAAATCTGTGACAATGGCTTAGGTATAAAATCCGACGAAGTTGGAAAGTTGTTTGATGCCTTTCATACCGGCAAAAGAGGAGGGATGGGACTAGGGCTGACATCAACCCAGAATATCGTTCATGCGCATGGTGCTAAAATTTCAATTGACAGCACTCCCGGAAAAGGTTCATGTTTCACAATAATCTTTGATGAGCATTAG
- a CDS encoding arylsulfatase, translated as MKLSNILTLIIGAIFLYACQNKQQEEVAEREARQPNIIYILADDLGYGDLGVYGQEKIETPNIDALAKNGIRFTQHYAGAPVCAPSRCVLLTGKHMGHAYIRGNDEWRERGEVWDYVAMFEDSTLEGQRPLPDTITTLPALLKEAGYATGMIGKWGLGAPNTSSIPTKRGFDFFYGYNCQRQAHTYYPLHLYENEHRVLLNNDTVPPSVGLAKGADPNAPSSYARFTLNEYAPELMFKQMTKFVDEHQQKPFFFYWASPIPHMPLQAPQRWVDYYVEKFGGEEPYLGDRSYYPHMHPKAAYAAMVSYLDENVGKLVKQLKDLGIYENTLIIFTSDNGPSFNGGTESPWFDSGGPFDSERGRGKGYVYEGGIRVPMIASWPAEIAAGTTSDHISAFYDVMPTLCDVAGIEAPEDSDGISFLPLLKGNDAEQQAHEFLYWEFPAYGGQLAIRMGDWKFVQKNLNEEPTLELYNLAIDPQETKNVAEEHPELIEKAKTIFEQEHTTPAIEKFRIPALEAAQLGEL; from the coding sequence ATGAAACTAAGCAACATCCTGACCCTAATCATAGGAGCTATTTTCCTATACGCATGCCAGAATAAGCAGCAAGAAGAAGTAGCGGAACGTGAAGCACGGCAACCCAATATCATTTACATTTTGGCTGATGACCTGGGTTATGGCGATCTGGGGGTTTACGGACAGGAGAAAATTGAAACACCTAATATAGATGCTTTAGCTAAAAATGGCATACGCTTTACACAGCATTATGCTGGCGCACCGGTTTGTGCTCCTTCCCGCTGCGTGTTGCTTACCGGAAAACATATGGGCCACGCATATATCCGTGGTAATGATGAATGGAGAGAAAGAGGAGAGGTTTGGGATTATGTAGCCATGTTTGAAGATTCAACCCTGGAAGGGCAACGGCCGCTACCGGATACCATCACTACATTACCCGCCTTGCTCAAAGAGGCAGGTTATGCTACCGGAATGATTGGTAAATGGGGATTGGGAGCACCTAATACGTCATCTATTCCTACCAAGCGGGGATTTGATTTTTTTTATGGCTACAATTGTCAGCGACAGGCGCATACTTATTATCCATTACATCTCTATGAAAATGAACACAGGGTACTGCTGAACAACGATACAGTACCCCCTAGTGTAGGCTTAGCAAAAGGAGCTGATCCTAACGCCCCATCTTCTTATGCCAGATTTACACTCAATGAATATGCCCCTGAACTTATGTTCAAGCAGATGACAAAATTCGTAGATGAGCATCAACAAAAACCCTTTTTCTTTTACTGGGCTAGTCCAATACCACATATGCCATTGCAAGCGCCCCAAAGATGGGTAGATTATTATGTGGAAAAATTTGGAGGTGAGGAGCCCTATCTGGGAGATAGATCCTACTATCCTCATATGCATCCTAAAGCGGCATATGCGGCGATGGTTTCTTATCTGGATGAAAATGTAGGTAAGCTGGTGAAGCAGTTGAAAGATCTTGGGATTTATGAAAACACACTCATCATTTTTACCTCTGATAATGGTCCCTCCTTTAATGGAGGGACAGAGTCACCCTGGTTTGATAGTGGCGGGCCCTTTGATAGTGAAAGGGGAAGAGGCAAAGGGTATGTGTACGAAGGAGGTATTCGTGTACCCATGATCGCCAGCTGGCCAGCTGAAATAGCCGCTGGAACTACCTCTGATCATATTTCTGCCTTTTACGATGTCATGCCTACCCTTTGCGATGTGGCGGGAATTGAAGCTCCTGAAGATAGTGATGGTATCAGCTTCTTACCGCTGCTCAAAGGTAATGATGCAGAGCAGCAGGCTCATGAATTTCTGTACTGGGAATTTCCCGCTTACGGCGGGCAGTTAGCCATCAGAATGGGTGACTGGAAGTTTGTGCAGAAAAATCTAAATGAAGAGCCTACGCTTGAACTGTACAACCTGGCTATTGATCCCCAGGAAACAAAAAATGTAGCCGAAGAACATCCCGAGCTGATAGAAAAAGCAAAAACTATATTTGAGCAAGAACATACGACTCCTGCTATTGAAAAATTCAGAATTCCTGCGCTGGAAGCAGCTCAGCTTGGTGAATTGTGA
- a CDS encoding nucleotidyltransferase family protein yields the protein MSKPTLLVMAAGMGSRYGSLKQIDEFGPSGETIIDYSIYDAIRAGFGKVVFVIRESILADFKVVFYGKFSGKIEVDYALQELDRVPQGVEVPPERVKPWGTGHAVLVAANKIKEPFAVINADDYYGQQSFQLMANFLSNLDKEVHTLIGYRLKNTLSEHGYVSRGICEVDQEGYLKSVTERTHIYIKPDQAIVYKEDEEEVSLSGDEIASMNLMGFTPGAFAQFEASFKAFIKENAGHLKKEFYLPTVVNEIINAGEAKVKVLNTSDKWFGVTYKEDKAVAQHRLKELVEAGVYPENLWGS from the coding sequence ATGAGTAAACCTACATTACTGGTAATGGCTGCAGGGATGGGAAGCCGCTACGGCAGTCTAAAACAAATAGACGAATTTGGACCATCCGGTGAAACCATCATAGATTATTCTATTTATGATGCTATCCGTGCCGGTTTTGGCAAAGTAGTCTTTGTGATCCGTGAATCTATCCTGGCAGATTTTAAAGTGGTTTTTTATGGAAAATTTTCCGGTAAAATTGAAGTAGACTATGCGCTGCAGGAACTGGATCGTGTTCCTCAGGGGGTAGAAGTGCCTCCTGAAAGGGTAAAACCATGGGGAACTGGCCATGCGGTTTTGGTCGCTGCAAATAAAATTAAAGAGCCGTTCGCAGTTATCAATGCGGATGACTATTATGGTCAGCAGTCTTTCCAACTGATGGCAAATTTCCTTTCTAATCTGGACAAAGAAGTGCATACGCTCATAGGCTATCGCCTAAAAAATACATTGTCCGAGCATGGTTACGTTTCTCGTGGTATTTGTGAAGTGGATCAAGAAGGCTATTTGAAAAGTGTAACAGAGCGGACCCATATTTATATCAAGCCTGATCAAGCTATAGTATACAAAGAAGATGAGGAGGAAGTAAGCCTTAGTGGCGACGAGATTGCTTCTATGAATCTTATGGGATTTACACCCGGTGCATTTGCCCAGTTTGAAGCATCCTTCAAAGCTTTTATCAAAGAAAACGCGGGTCATTTGAAGAAAGAATTTTATTTGCCTACGGTAGTGAATGAAATAATCAATGCGGGTGAAGCTAAAGTAAAAGTGTTGAATACATCAGACAAATGGTTTGGAGTTACTTATAAGGAAGATAAAGCAGTAGCCCAGCACAGGCTGAAAGAACTGGTAGAAGCAGGTGTTTACCCAGAGAATCTTTGGGGAAGTTGA
- a CDS encoding phosphotransferase enzyme family protein, whose translation MGIGDKFQVDEIISKFKVGDDDFDYKPFGSGHINDTFLVFDNQHGEADEATQRKYLLQRINHEVFRDVDGLMRNMNLVTTRLQSELGKSEEMDFTTVRIIPAHDDKLYYLDSWGNYWRMQTFIPNSTTYDRVTSEKQAFEAGYAFGKFQLLLENIDVNSLKETIPDFHNMEYRFKNFEAALQKDAVSRKASVEKEILFALARQEEMENLYEQVKNVKVPIRITHNDTKFNNVLLDKHTHKAICVIDLDTVMPGVIWYDFGDSIRTIVNTADEDEVDLAKIEVDINFFEAFTQGYLQETALLLTELEVNQLAFSSRYMTFIMGLRFLTDYLSGDVYYKTKHEHQNLQRARAQFKLVSQMERKSNEMEEIVLKTYHHFTDHSVSSE comes from the coding sequence ATGGGTATTGGGGATAAATTTCAGGTGGATGAAATCATCAGCAAGTTTAAGGTAGGGGATGATGATTTTGACTATAAGCCTTTTGGTTCAGGCCATATCAATGATACTTTTTTAGTCTTTGATAATCAACACGGAGAGGCAGATGAGGCCACGCAGCGTAAATACCTTCTCCAGCGGATCAATCATGAGGTGTTCAGAGACGTAGATGGGCTCATGCGGAATATGAATTTGGTGACCACCAGACTCCAAAGTGAGTTGGGAAAATCTGAGGAAATGGATTTTACCACGGTGCGCATCATACCTGCACATGACGATAAGCTCTACTACCTGGACTCATGGGGTAACTATTGGAGAATGCAAACTTTTATTCCCAATAGTACGACTTACGATAGGGTTACCTCTGAAAAGCAGGCTTTTGAGGCAGGTTATGCGTTTGGTAAATTCCAGCTCTTGCTGGAAAATATAGATGTCAACAGCTTAAAAGAAACCATACCTGATTTTCATAATATGGAGTACCGCTTCAAAAATTTTGAGGCAGCCCTACAAAAAGATGCGGTCAGCAGAAAGGCCTCCGTTGAGAAAGAGATCCTATTTGCTTTAGCGCGGCAGGAAGAGATGGAAAATCTTTATGAGCAGGTAAAAAACGTAAAAGTCCCTATCCGAATAACGCATAATGATACCAAGTTCAACAATGTACTTCTGGATAAGCATACGCATAAAGCAATTTGTGTCATAGATCTGGACACCGTGATGCCAGGGGTAATTTGGTATGACTTCGGGGACTCTATCCGTACAATCGTCAATACTGCGGACGAAGATGAAGTTGATTTAGCAAAAATTGAAGTAGATATAAATTTTTTTGAAGCTTTTACCCAGGGATATTTACAGGAGACTGCTCTTCTTCTCACCGAACTTGAAGTAAACCAACTTGCTTTTTCCTCTCGCTATATGACCTTCATCATGGGCCTGCGATTTTTGACAGATTATCTCTCGGGTGATGTCTACTACAAAACGAAACATGAGCATCAAAATTTGCAGCGAGCCAGAGCCCAGTTTAAGTTGGTAAGCCAGATGGAAAGAAAATCAAATGAGATGGAAGAAATTGTGTTGAAAACCTATCACCATTTTACGGATCATTCTGTTTCATCTGAATGA
- a CDS encoding sodium:solute symporter family protein → MILGTLDWTIIIGFFIISLLIGIYASRTAGKSVADYFLSGRNMPWWLLGVSMVATTFSCDTPNLVTDIVRQNGVAGNWAWWAFLLTGMLTVFVYAKLWRRSDVTTDLEFYELRYNGKMAAFLRGFRALYLGVFFNIMVMASVSLAVIKIGAVMLNWPAWQTLLVLLSITGLYSTIGGLKGILLTDFFQFIISMIGTIGAAIILINLPEIGSLETLVNHENVVPKTNILPDFSNMDMAITLLILPIAVQWWSVWYPGAEPGGGGYIAQRMLSAKNEKEAVGATLFFNAAHYALRPWPWILVALASLIVFPTLESMRTAFPGIDPEIIQNDFAYPAMLSFLPTGFLGLVVASLIAAFMSTISTQINWGSSYVVNDFYKRFVNPDASEKQLVYVGRLSTVLLLVVTGLFALLLRNALQAFDILLQIGAGTGLIFILRWFWWRINAFSELAAMVISFMVALYLEFIHPYTGLELPSTGGKLLLGVGITTVGWLIVTFLTRPTDTPTLRSFYKRVYPGGPGWKKVVEEAEKEGVMLDQNQKGWDVPQGIICMILGVIAVYSALFATGQWLYSNTGLALLFTGLAIVSSFFLFKVWGRMNKKSSGVLAK, encoded by the coding sequence ATGATTTTAGGCACACTAGACTGGACCATTATCATAGGTTTCTTCATCATCTCTCTACTCATTGGTATTTATGCTTCACGCACTGCCGGCAAAAGTGTCGCGGACTACTTTCTCTCCGGGCGAAATATGCCCTGGTGGCTGCTGGGAGTCTCAATGGTAGCGACTACCTTTTCCTGTGATACGCCCAATCTGGTTACCGATATTGTAAGGCAAAATGGTGTAGCCGGTAACTGGGCCTGGTGGGCTTTTTTGCTTACAGGTATGCTCACCGTGTTTGTGTATGCTAAGCTATGGCGTCGTTCTGATGTAACCACCGACCTGGAGTTTTATGAACTGCGATATAACGGTAAGATGGCCGCTTTTCTCAGAGGATTCCGGGCTTTATATCTTGGCGTATTTTTTAATATTATGGTAATGGCTTCAGTTTCACTGGCAGTGATCAAAATTGGTGCGGTGATGCTCAACTGGCCGGCATGGCAGACTTTACTAGTACTTTTAAGCATTACCGGTCTATACAGTACCATCGGTGGATTAAAAGGTATCCTGCTTACCGACTTCTTTCAGTTCATCATTTCTATGATTGGTACGATCGGCGCGGCAATTATACTGATCAATTTACCGGAGATCGGTAGCCTGGAAACTTTGGTGAATCATGAAAATGTAGTGCCTAAAACCAATATTCTGCCTGATTTTTCAAATATGGATATGGCGATTACATTGTTGATACTTCCTATCGCCGTACAATGGTGGAGCGTGTGGTATCCGGGCGCAGAACCCGGTGGTGGTGGATATATCGCCCAGCGTATGTTGTCTGCCAAGAACGAAAAAGAAGCGGTAGGAGCTACCCTGTTTTTTAATGCCGCGCACTATGCACTCCGTCCCTGGCCCTGGATTCTGGTGGCATTGGCATCATTGATCGTATTCCCAACACTTGAGAGTATGAGAACGGCTTTCCCTGGCATTGATCCTGAAATTATTCAAAATGATTTTGCCTATCCCGCTATGTTGAGTTTTTTACCTACCGGATTTTTAGGTCTTGTGGTGGCTTCCCTGATTGCCGCTTTCATGTCAACCATCTCTACCCAGATCAACTGGGGGTCATCCTATGTGGTGAATGACTTTTACAAGAGGTTTGTCAATCCGGATGCATCTGAAAAGCAACTCGTTTACGTGGGTAGACTCTCCACGGTATTGTTATTGGTGGTTACCGGCTTATTCGCATTATTACTCAGAAATGCGCTGCAGGCATTTGATATCCTGTTACAAATTGGCGCCGGTACAGGCTTAATCTTTATACTACGCTGGTTCTGGTGGCGTATCAACGCCTTTAGCGAACTTGCTGCGATGGTCATTTCGTTTATGGTAGCTTTATATTTAGAGTTTATTCATCCCTATACTGGCTTAGAACTGCCCAGCACCGGAGGAAAACTCCTGCTTGGCGTCGGTATAACTACCGTGGGCTGGTTGATTGTTACTTTTCTCACCCGCCCTACCGATACACCTACCCTAAGAAGTTTCTATAAAAGAGTATATCCAGGTGGGCCGGGATGGAAAAAAGTAGTTGAGGAGGCCGAAAAAGAAGGCGTGATGCTGGATCAAAACCAAAAAGGCTGGGATGTGCCTCAGGGCATCATCTGTATGATATTAGGGGTAATCGCAGTATACAGTGCCCTGTTTGCTACCGGACAGTGGTTGTATTCCAATACAGGCTTAGCATTACTCTTTACAGGACTGGCCATTGTTTCCTCTTTCTTCTTATTTAAAGTCTGGGGAAGAATGAATAAAAAATCATCAGGCGTATTAGCCAAATAA
- a CDS encoding RNA polymerase sigma factor: MEEFEISLLVKKIAKGDSAAFKLFFDKLYPRMYRLAFFYVKSDVLSEELVSDIFLKVWNNRKKLPEVKKLDFYLYQAVKNQSLTYLKKESQLSTIDLPALKSMRIEYSEPESIMIARELAVKIESAISELPDKCEMIFRLVREEEMSYKEVAELMDISSKTVENQMSIAIKKLKATLDAYQNSTSDSSHISLMFLLLLLDILSRSN, translated from the coding sequence TTGGAAGAGTTTGAAATTAGTCTGCTGGTAAAGAAAATAGCCAAAGGGGATAGTGCCGCTTTCAAGCTTTTTTTTGATAAGCTTTACCCCCGAATGTATCGTCTTGCTTTCTTCTATGTCAAATCGGATGTATTAAGTGAAGAACTGGTATCGGATATTTTTTTAAAGGTATGGAACAATAGGAAAAAGCTACCTGAAGTTAAAAAGCTTGATTTTTATCTGTACCAAGCCGTAAAAAACCAATCACTAACCTATCTGAAAAAAGAATCCCAGCTTTCAACCATTGACCTTCCTGCGCTCAAAAGTATGCGAATAGAATATAGTGAGCCGGAGAGTATTATGATTGCCAGAGAACTAGCTGTAAAAATAGAAAGCGCAATCAGTGAACTGCCAGATAAATGTGAGATGATATTCAGGCTTGTGCGTGAGGAAGAAATGTCTTACAAAGAAGTGGCAGAACTCATGGACATATCCTCCAAAACTGTAGAAAACCAGATGAGCATTGCCATCAAAAAATTGAAAGCCACCCTGGATGCTTACCAAAATTCAACATCTGATTCCTCACATATTTCTTTAATGTTTTTGCTGCTTCTCTTAGATATCTTATCCCGTAGCAATTAG
- a CDS encoding FecR family protein, with protein sequence MNSYLTLIAKKLSGEIEPEEDKNLQSWIDASTENKNLFHKLKDIWQNGKLEPRISGQEQTFAKIADQLGLASHENVSHNNQPASFRRYWFSAAAVLLLCLGTALFFFWQATTDLPEAETLVENNSVERITKSNSRGQKSIIHLPDGSEVRLNAESYLEYTKDFKTSREIKLVGEAFFDVARDTTHPFTVTTGDIKVKVLGTSFNVRAFPYDEEMSVAVASGVVEVEKKENRKQRRLSQLHPLEMVVVNHKRGDFEVSSFDPDKILAWKEGVLVFQKESFEEIIHKLERWYGVDFIIKRSMPVTDGFTGRYNNPSLKVVLEGMSYSSDFTYTIEGDTVIIQ encoded by the coding sequence GTGAACTCGTATCTGACACTAATTGCCAAAAAGCTTTCCGGAGAAATTGAACCGGAGGAAGATAAAAACCTTCAGTCCTGGATAGATGCTTCTACAGAAAATAAAAATCTATTCCATAAGCTTAAGGATATCTGGCAGAATGGAAAGCTTGAGCCTAGAATCAGCGGACAGGAGCAGACCTTCGCGAAAATTGCTGATCAATTAGGCCTAGCGAGTCATGAAAATGTATCCCATAACAATCAGCCTGCAAGTTTTAGAAGGTACTGGTTCTCTGCAGCTGCTGTACTACTTCTGTGCTTAGGTACTGCATTATTTTTCTTTTGGCAGGCTACAACTGATCTGCCTGAGGCGGAAACCCTGGTTGAGAACAATTCGGTGGAGCGGATCACAAAAAGTAATTCCCGAGGCCAAAAATCCATCATTCACTTACCGGATGGTAGTGAGGTGAGGCTAAATGCTGAGAGCTATCTGGAGTACACCAAAGATTTTAAGACCTCTCGTGAGATAAAACTAGTAGGTGAAGCTTTTTTTGATGTCGCAAGAGATACCACGCACCCATTTACCGTCACCACAGGTGATATTAAAGTCAAGGTTTTAGGCACCTCATTCAATGTACGGGCTTTTCCTTATGATGAAGAAATGAGTGTGGCAGTAGCCAGCGGAGTGGTAGAAGTGGAAAAAAAAGAAAATCGTAAACAAAGAAGGTTAAGTCAGTTGCATCCTCTTGAAATGGTGGTAGTTAACCACAAACGAGGGGATTTTGAAGTAAGCAGTTTTGATCCTGATAAAATACTTGCCTGGAAGGAAGGGGTACTGGTTTTCCAGAAAGAGTCGTTTGAAGAAATCATCCATAAGCTTGAGCGGTGGTATGGAGTAGATTTTATCATAAAAAGAAGCATGCCGGTCACTGATGGCTTCACGGGTCGTTACAATAATCCCAGCTTAAAAGTGGTGCTGGAAGGCATGAGTTACTCCTCTGATTTTACATATACCATTGAAGGAGATACAGTCATTATTCAATAA